From Lolium perenne isolate Kyuss_39 chromosome 5, Kyuss_2.0, whole genome shotgun sequence, a single genomic window includes:
- the LOC127302636 gene encoding triosephosphate isomerase, chloroplastic, with product MAAPSSLASSHLSRLADLRRAASAPAPAPQHHQLRLGCSRRRAQRLVAMAGSGKFFVGGNWKCNGTKESISKLVSDLNAATIENDVDVVVAPPFIYIDQVKSSLTDRIEVSAQNTWIGKGGAFTGEISAEQLVDIGCQWVILGHSERRHVIGEDDQFIGKKAAYALGQNLKVMACIGELLEEREAGKTFEVCFKQLKAFADNITNWTNVVIAYEPVWAIGTGKVASPEQAQEVHAAVRDWLKTNVSADVASAVRIIYGGSVNAANSAELAKKEDIDGFLVGGASLKGPDFATICNSVTSKKVTA from the exons ATGGCGGCGCCGTCGTCCCTCGCCTCCTCCCACCTCTCCCGCCTCGCCGacctccgccgcgccgcctccgccCCGGCTCCGGCCCCGCAGCACCACCAGCTCCGCCTCGGATGCTCCCGCCGCCGCGCCCAGCGCCTCGTCGCCATGGCCGGATCCGGCAAG TTCTTCGTCGGAGGCAACTGGAAGTGC aatggaacaaaggaatccattAGCAAGCTTGTATCTGATTTGAATGCCGCCACGATTGAAAACGATGTAg ATGTTGTGGTAGCACCGCCATTCATTTATATCGATCAGGTCAAGAGTTCACTGACTGATCGCATTGAGGTGTCTGCTCAGAATACATGGATTGGGAAAGGAGGTGCTTTCACTGGAGAGATCAG CGCAGAGCAATTGGTGGACATTGGCTGCCAATGGGTTATTCTTGGTCACTCGGAGCGTAGACATGTTATCGGTGAAGATGATCAG TTCATTGGGAAGAAGGCTGCATATGCCTTGGGCCAAAATCTTAAGGTTATGGCATGTATAGGAGAACTGTTGGAAGAGAGGGAAGCAGGGAAAACTTTTGAAGTCTGTTTTAAGCAGTTGAAGGCTTTTGCAG ATAACATTACAAACTGGACAAACGTGGTAATTGCCTATGAGCCTGTGTGGGCTATTGGAACCGGAAAAGTTGCTTCTCCTGAGCAAGCTCAGGAAGTTCATGCTGCTGTCCGAGATTGGTTGAAAACCAATGTATCAGCTGATGTTGCTTCTGCCGTTAGAATAATCTACGGAG GTTCTGTAAACGCAGCGAATTCTGCAGAGCTAGCAAAGAAGGAAGACATTGATGGCTTCCTTGTTGGCGGCGCTTCTCTGAAG GGTCCGGACTTTGCCACCATTTGCAACTCGGTGACATCCAAGAAAGTTACAGCCTGA